The proteins below come from a single Aegilops tauschii subsp. strangulata cultivar AL8/78 chromosome 6, Aet v6.0, whole genome shotgun sequence genomic window:
- the LOC109784748 gene encoding uncharacterized protein isoform X1 yields the protein MIYTAIDTFYLTDEQLRDSPSRKDGIDEAAETTLRVYGCDLIQESGILLRLPQAVMATAQVLFHRFYCKKSFARFSAKRVAASCVWLAGKLEESPRRSKHIIFVFHRMECRRENLPIEFLDVFSTKYTELRHDLIRTERHLLKEMGFICHVEHPHKFISNYLATLEAPELTQEAWNLANDSLRTTLCVRFKSEVVACGVVYAAARRHRVPLPEEPPWWTVFDADEAAIQEVCRVLAHLYSLPKAQYIPVYKDNDSFSVRRALDTHASKESPASAVASDRGTPVPSSSSQEKNSLAKAGREKVKENSDTKDKLLPAELNGKGDQAANSKSDRILGQGEIKAPFVTRPCRLLLVWRQRSSAQAPLIQPSFPVMPCDLLANLYSLRPKLLVLDLPGRRTAKMQKEKRKRGHEASRDSLVSRATPRETRIIEREKRKRDQEFSRGSLVSSATPSEIRIIEREKRKRNQESSRGPLVSSATPRGTRIIERKKRKRVQEASRGSLLSTVTPDGEPLFQLPTEKSKMDYVLSTVTPRQRRNIERMVQLNKTMDKCNEDYLERFGCPDPPVPSRSFVEKPFGYTDAVSDDSLTSKVVSLALYDGDKMLFACSGLALQHKGTTFPVVSRFVTSKRLVSEFEKNRNRADNLRVNVIVWADPLPFSIQINVRLPNKASFDGFLGLYDSHIAIVTSFRFAKVLPVDLHSHIDWQHDLVAVGRAFSSGTLMSTARKPIDILSQQQATDALIPFPCPITEAGLGGPVINLAGDVVGLSIEVDIDKETTWFLPRVALRVHLEYLEKLTPNSTNFREYTLPDGVYSIVPSGFMADVNYLKSCGYPQPPPLVLEGGGRLFNTFEEEFGQLYGYKDYDCNLDHRSSGEQIKVLLPPKQVVDGTLELYHSDYNIAVISLKKPLYGIRPEYIFSTAKRPPIVVAIGREAQDGLLMGTIGKAVKKFADEKLPCEDLKLSTCKIKKVGIGGPLVNIVNGLFAGMNFYGETDVTPYLPRAIIVEVLSGIDLPSQRGMDHATDIMGDAAVKKNRWPVPKPYWYHPLFDDDAPLHFYGRQLQ from the exons ATGATTTACACGGCGATCGACACGTTCTACCTGACGGACGAGCAGCTGCGCGACTCGCCGTCGCGGAAGGATGGGATCGACGAGGCCGCCGAGACGACCCTCCGCGTCTACGGCTGCGACCTCATCCAGGAGAGCGGCATCCTCCTCAGGCT ACCTCAAGCAGTGATGGCCACAGCACAAGTACTGTTCCATCGGTTTTACTGCAAGAAATCATTTGCACGATTTAGCGCTAAG AGAGTTGCTGCTAGTTGTGTTTGGTTGGCTGGGAAGTTGGAGGAGAGTCCAAGAAGATCAAAGCATATTATATTTGTCTTCCATAGAATGGAATGCAGGAGAGAAAACCTACCAATAGAATTCTTGGATGTATTTTCAACG AAATATACAGAGCTGAGGCATGATCTGATAAGGACTGAACGACATCTGCTGAAGGAGATGGGGTTTATTTGCCACGTTGAACACCCGCACAAGTTCATTTCGAACTACCTTGCAACACTCGAAGCCCCTGAGCTGACACAAGAAGCGTGGAACCTTGCCAATGATAG CTTGCGGACAACTCTTTGTGTACGGTTTAAGAGTGAAGTAGTAGCATGCGGAGTTGTGTATGCTGCAGCTAGGAGGCACCGGGTTCCCCTCCCAGAAGAGCCTCCTTGGTGGACAGTCTTTGATGCCGATGAGGCAGCAATTCAGGAAGTTTGCAGGGTTCTTGCTCACCTCTACAGCCTCCCAAAGGCACAATATATACCAGTGTATAAAGATAATGATTCCTTCAGTGTTAGAAGGGCCTTGGATACACACGCGTCTAAG GAGAGTCCAGCAAGTGCCGTTGCTAGTGATAGGGGTACTCCTGTACCTTCGAGTTCTAGCCAGGAGAAGAATTCACTGGCCAAGGCAGGACGAGAGAAAGTGAAGGAAAACAGTGATACCAAGGATAAGCTGTTGCCTGCTGAGCTAAATGGAAAAGGAGACCAGGCAGCGAATTCGAAGAGTGACAG GATACTCGGACAAGGAGAAATCAAGGCACCGTTCGTCACGCG ACCGTGCCGGCTACTACTCGTCTGGAGACAAAGATCATCGGCACAGGCGCCATTGATCCAGCCGAGCTTCCCTGTT ATGCCATGTGATCTCTTGGCTaatttatactccctccgtcctaaattacttgtcttagatttgCCTGGTCGGAG GACTGCAAAGATGCAGaaagagaagaggaagaggggcCATGAAGCCAGTCGCGACTCATTGGTTTCAAGGGCTACGCCTCGCGAAACACGCATTATAGAGcgagagaagaggaagagggatcAAGAATTCAGTCGTGGCTCATTGGTTTCAAGTGCTACTCCTAGCGAAATACGCATTATAGAGCgggagaagaggaagaggaaccaAGAATCCAGTCGTGGCCCATTGGTTTCAAGTGCTACTCCTCGCGGAACACGCATTATAGAGCGAAAGAAGAGAAAGAGGGTCCAAGAAGCCAGTCGTGGCTCATTGCTTTCAACTGTTACTCCTGACGGGGAACCATTATTTCAGCT GCCGACAGAGAAGAGCAAGATGGACTATGTGCTTTCAACTGTTACTCCTCGCCAAAGACGCAATATAGAACGAATGGTGCAAC TCAACAAGACCATGGACAAGTGCAATGAAGATTATTTGGAACGATTTGGATGTCCTGATCCACCTGTTCCAAGCCGGAGTTTTGTAGAGAAGCCATTTGGCTATACAGATGCAGTTTCTGATGATTCATTGACTTCCAAGGTTGTCTCGCTTGCTTTATATGATG GAGATAAGATGTTATTTGCATGCTCGGGCTTAGCTTTACAACACAAGGGAACTACGTTTCCAGTTGTGTCAAGATTTGTGACTTCAAAACGTTTGGTTTCAGAATTTGAAAAAAACAGAAACAGAGCGGATAATTTGAGG GTAAATGTGATCGTTTGGGCTGATCCACTACCCTTTTCAATACAGATTAATGTGCGCCTTCCCAACAAAGCAAGTTTCGATGGGTTCTTGGGGCTATATGATAGTCATATTGCGATTGTCACGTCCTTCCGCTTCGCAAAAGTACTTCCTGTAGATCTGCACTCTCATATAGATTGGCAGCATGATCTAGTAGCTGTTGGGCGAGCCTTTAGCTCGGGCACTTTGATGAGCACTGCCAGGAAGCCTATTGATATCCTATCACAGCAGCAAGCTACAGATGCTCTGATCCCTTTCCCTTGTCCTATCACAGAG GCTGGACTTGGAGGGCCAGTTATTAATCTAGCCGGGGACGTTGTGGGATTGAGCATTGAGGTTGACATCGATAAGGAAACTACCTGGTTCCTACCACGTGTGGCGCTTCGCGTAcacttggaatatttggagaagcTCAC CCCAAACTCTACGAACTTCCGTGAATATACCTTGCCTGATGGTGTTTACAGCATAGTCCCATCAG GATTTATGGCAGATGTGAACTATTTAAAATCATGTGGatatcctcagccaccaccactTGTGCTCGAAG GCGGTGGGAGATTGTTTAATACATTTGAAGAGGAATTTGGTCAATTATATGGTTATAAGGACTACGATTGCAATCTTGATCATCGTAGCTCTGGGGAGCAG ATTAAAGTACTTCTCCCACCGAAACAGGTCGTTGATGGGACACTGGAACTGTACCATTCAGATTATAACATTGCTGTCATCAGTCTAAAGAAGCCTCTATATGGTATTCGTCCAGAATATATTTTCAGCACGGCGAAAAGGCCACCAATAGTAGTAGCTATAGGGCGGGAGGCTCAGGATGGATTATTGATGGGGACAATCGGTAAAGCGGTCAAGAAGTTTGCGGATGAGAAACTTCCTTGCGAAGACCTTAAGCTGTCTACTTGTAAAATCAAGAAG GTTGGGATTGGAGGGCCCCTTGTTAATATTGTTAATGGATTGTTTGCTGGCATGAACTTCTATGGTGAAACTGATGTAACTCCTTACCTGCCGAGGGCAATCATCGTGGAAGTTTTAAGCGGGATTGATCTCCCATCTCAAAG AGGAATGGACCATGCCACTGACATAATGGGTGACGCGGCAGTTAAGAAAAACAG GTGGCCGGTGCCTAAGCCATATTGGTACCATCCCCTATTCGATGATGATGCTCCGTTGCACTTTTATGGAAGGCAACTCCAGTAG
- the LOC109784748 gene encoding cyclin-L1-1 isoform X2, whose translation MIYTAIDTFYLTDEQLRDSPSRKDGIDEAAETTLRVYGCDLIQESGILLRLPQAVMATAQVLFHRFYCKKSFARFSAKRVAASCVWLAGKLEESPRRSKHIIFVFHRMECRRENLPIEFLDVFSTKYTELRHDLIRTERHLLKEMGFICHVEHPHKFISNYLATLEAPELTQEAWNLANDSLRTTLCVRFKSEVVACGVVYAAARRHRVPLPEEPPWWTVFDADEAAIQEVCRVLAHLYSLPKAQYIPVYKDNDSFSVRRALDTHASKESPASAVASDRGTPVPSSSSQEKNSLAKAGREKVKENSDTKDKLLPAELNGKGDQAANSKSDRSEPNVDRAEERERSRSRGRDRDIRGRDSDHERERDRAKRHRSRDKSSGYSDKEKSRHRSSRDRAGYYSSGDKDHRHRRH comes from the exons ATGATTTACACGGCGATCGACACGTTCTACCTGACGGACGAGCAGCTGCGCGACTCGCCGTCGCGGAAGGATGGGATCGACGAGGCCGCCGAGACGACCCTCCGCGTCTACGGCTGCGACCTCATCCAGGAGAGCGGCATCCTCCTCAGGCT ACCTCAAGCAGTGATGGCCACAGCACAAGTACTGTTCCATCGGTTTTACTGCAAGAAATCATTTGCACGATTTAGCGCTAAG AGAGTTGCTGCTAGTTGTGTTTGGTTGGCTGGGAAGTTGGAGGAGAGTCCAAGAAGATCAAAGCATATTATATTTGTCTTCCATAGAATGGAATGCAGGAGAGAAAACCTACCAATAGAATTCTTGGATGTATTTTCAACG AAATATACAGAGCTGAGGCATGATCTGATAAGGACTGAACGACATCTGCTGAAGGAGATGGGGTTTATTTGCCACGTTGAACACCCGCACAAGTTCATTTCGAACTACCTTGCAACACTCGAAGCCCCTGAGCTGACACAAGAAGCGTGGAACCTTGCCAATGATAG CTTGCGGACAACTCTTTGTGTACGGTTTAAGAGTGAAGTAGTAGCATGCGGAGTTGTGTATGCTGCAGCTAGGAGGCACCGGGTTCCCCTCCCAGAAGAGCCTCCTTGGTGGACAGTCTTTGATGCCGATGAGGCAGCAATTCAGGAAGTTTGCAGGGTTCTTGCTCACCTCTACAGCCTCCCAAAGGCACAATATATACCAGTGTATAAAGATAATGATTCCTTCAGTGTTAGAAGGGCCTTGGATACACACGCGTCTAAG GAGAGTCCAGCAAGTGCCGTTGCTAGTGATAGGGGTACTCCTGTACCTTCGAGTTCTAGCCAGGAGAAGAATTCACTGGCCAAGGCAGGACGAGAGAAAGTGAAGGAAAACAGTGATACCAAGGATAAGCTGTTGCCTGCTGAGCTAAATGGAAAAGGAGACCAGGCAGCGAATTCGAAGAGTGACAGGTCAGAGCCTAATGTCGACCGTGCAGAGGAAAGAGAAAGAAGTAGATCAAGAGGCCGTGACCGTGATATTAGGGGTAGAGATTCTGATCACGAGAGGGAGCGTGATAGAGCCAAGAGACACCGTTCGAGAGACAAAAGTTCAG GATACTCGGACAAGGAGAAATCAAGGCACCGTTCGTCACGCG ACCGTGCCGGCTACTACTCGTCTGGAGACAAAGATCATCGGCACAGGCGCCATTGA